The following proteins are encoded in a genomic region of Montipora foliosa isolate CH-2021 chromosome 10, ASM3666993v2, whole genome shotgun sequence:
- the LOC137972499 gene encoding 26S proteasome non-ATPase regulatory subunit 10-like, with amino-acid sequence MIRKHESVSSFEYLPRNMQRLPPLHHSALMGNTKRLGELLSPDSTIASSVDTYGRTALHVAASHGVYNSLKVLCKSCSKETLDRADCYRFTALHYAVQGANTYCAKLLLEAGSDVNPTQQTLYTPLHLAALYGYPELVALLCQHGADVHARTLSLETPLQMATRSGIRIRERLKLHYTTMALLLKFGSDVKVQDNEGTTPLHHVAMHCERVQCAALLCAAGANVGCRNYGNVTAVQVAHGEEVRRLLRRLQTTPLRLEHFCLLVIRERLGTYLRTKAEKLPLPTPLKDKILFKTLPRVI; translated from the exons ATGATTAGGAAACACGAATCAGTGTCCTCATTTGAATATCTGCCGAGGAATATGCAAAGATTACCGCCATTACATCACTCGGCTCTTATGGGTAATACTAAAAGACTTGGCGAATTGTTGTCGCCGGATAGCACCATTGCCTCTAGTGTCGACACCTACGGACGAACAGCACTTCATGTAGCAGCCTCTCATGGAGTCTACAACAGCCTCAAAGTCCTCTGTAAGAGCTGTTCAAAGGAGACATTGGATCGAGCAGACTGTTATCGTTTCACAGCTTTGCACTACGCTGTTCAAGGAGCGAACACATACTGCGCAAAACTCCTTCTGGAGGCGGGTTCGGATGTAAATCCAACTCAACAGACACTTTATACCCCTCTCCACCTTGCAGCCTTGTATGGTTATCCTGAGTTGGTAGCTCTTCTTTGCCAACACGGTGCTGACGTCCACGCACGCACTCTCTCTCTGGAAACACCTTTGCAAATGGCCACTAGATCTGGCATTCGGATTCGTGAAAGACTCAAG CTTCACTACACCACAATGGCCTTGTTGCTAAAGTTTGGATCCGACGTGAAAGTACAAGACAACGAGGGCACAACACCTCTACATCACGTTGCCATGCACTGCGAAAGAGTACAGTGTGCGGCATTGTTATGCGCAGCTGGGGCGAATGTTGGATGTCGCAACTATGGCAATGTAACCGCTGTTCAAGTTGCCCACGGAGAAGAAGTAAGACGATTACTGAGAAGGTTGCAGACGACTCCTCTGAGACTTGAACATTTTTGTCTGTTGGTTATTCGGGAGAGATTGGGGACGTACCTGAGGACGAAGGCAGAAAAACTACCTCTCCCTACCCCACTTAAGGACaaaatacttttcaaaacacttcCAAGAGTAATCTAG